From Psychrobacillus sp. FSL K6-2836, a single genomic window includes:
- a CDS encoding tyrosine-type recombinase/integrase — protein MECTRDQHGVRTPKTKRSYRTILIDDIVLNQLKTYRKWYIEVRMSCGLPFDNETLVFIGPRSGNGLLANSLKKVLDRISEKNNLKRIIPHGLRHSHATILIKQRVPVVTIADRLGNTSELIYNVYGHNLNELEKESVQLFGDAISFY, from the coding sequence ATTGAATGTACTAGAGATCAGCACGGCGTAAGAACCCCAAAAACTAAGCGCAGCTACAGAACGATATTAATTGATGATATAGTTCTAAATCAATTAAAAACTTATCGTAAATGGTATATTGAAGTAAGAATGTCTTGCGGTCTTCCGTTTGATAATGAAACATTAGTTTTTATCGGACCCAGATCGGGAAATGGCCTTTTAGCTAACTCACTAAAAAAAGTTTTAGATCGAATTTCTGAAAAGAATAACCTAAAGCGAATTATTCCACACGGTCTAAGACATTCGCATGCAACTATATTAATTAAACAAAGGGTTCCAGTCGTAACAATTGCTGATCGTTTAGGAAATACTTCTGAATTGATTTACAATGTTTATGGACACAATTTGAACGAATTAGAAAAAGAATCAGTTCAATTATTTGGGGATGCTATCTCATTTTATTGA
- a CDS encoding tyrosine-type recombinase/integrase: MTKKPKMHKLKKDSELFYYFNAKKEKLYAYRHRYYDALGNRREKLKQAFKTEKEAYRALLEVRTQIVNGDVKQVSNANMTISEWIDVWLDTNKHWEDSTLYNRAIAMNKHVKPLLGPYKISELDRSTYIRKLINKLLETYKPGTVFNLHSMFKTAIQAAVNNEIITKNRFSNIPLPQADPKENFYTPEELSVFLSIVRDTEGIWNYSYILLLAYTGARNGEALGLQWKHINFEEKTVKLNVLEISTA, translated from the coding sequence ATGACAAAAAAACCAAAAATGCATAAACTAAAAAAAGATTCAGAGTTATTCTATTATTTTAATGCCAAAAAAGAAAAATTGTATGCATATCGTCATAGATACTACGATGCATTAGGTAATAGAAGAGAAAAACTGAAGCAAGCGTTTAAGACCGAAAAGGAAGCGTACAGAGCGTTATTAGAGGTTCGCACTCAAATAGTCAATGGGGATGTTAAACAGGTCTCCAATGCAAATATGACCATCTCAGAGTGGATTGATGTTTGGTTAGACACAAACAAACATTGGGAAGATTCTACTTTATACAATAGAGCTATTGCAATGAACAAACATGTTAAACCTTTATTAGGGCCCTATAAAATTTCGGAGTTAGACCGAAGTACGTATATAAGAAAATTAATAAATAAACTCTTAGAAACTTACAAACCAGGTACTGTCTTTAATTTACACAGTATGTTCAAGACTGCAATACAAGCTGCTGTAAATAATGAGATTATAACCAAAAATCGTTTCTCTAATATCCCACTACCTCAAGCAGACCCAAAAGAAAATTTTTATACGCCGGAGGAATTAAGTGTATTTTTATCCATTGTTAGAGACACTGAAGGCATATGGAATTATTCTTACATTCTTTTGCTAGCATATACAGGAGCGAGAAATGGAGAAGCTTTAGGACTTCAATGGAAACACATAAATTTTGAAGAAAAAACTGTTAAATTGAATGTACTAGAGATCAGCACGGCGTAA
- a CDS encoding DUF1064 domain-containing protein, translated as MHHLDGSIETIDVKGIETTDFAIKRKLFEKKFPHKTLLAFSQIDGGWIELDKLKAVRRKRKKAKSLEKMLLR; from the coding sequence ATACATCATTTAGATGGATCCATAGAAACGATAGATGTTAAAGGAATCGAAACAACAGACTTTGCAATCAAACGGAAATTATTCGAAAAGAAGTTTCCTCACAAAACATTACTAGCATTCTCGCAAATTGATGGTGGATGGATCGAACTGGATAAGCTGAAAGCGGTCAGACGGAAACGTAAGAAAGCTAAGTCTTTGGAGAAAATGCTTTTGCGATAA
- a CDS encoding DinB family protein translates to MNSIDLILLNFTEIRRRSTKVWTSIPQEKLHWKPDDEAMTCIEMIRHVLESEHYYHLAIQNQGSLAVFDSPFEKQPFSTVNAELKFAEPFRNDFLETIKSFSEEDLTSIKIDRSDSGYIRSLGDMLLRVPYHESVHTGQLLDYLRMARVPRVRVWD, encoded by the coding sequence ATGAACTCAATTGATTTAATTCTTTTAAATTTCACCGAAATACGAAGAAGAAGCACTAAGGTTTGGACATCGATTCCCCAAGAAAAACTACATTGGAAACCCGATGACGAAGCAATGACTTGTATAGAGATGATTAGGCATGTTTTAGAGAGTGAACATTATTACCATCTAGCTATACAAAATCAAGGCAGTCTGGCAGTCTTTGATTCTCCTTTCGAAAAACAACCTTTTTCCACTGTAAATGCGGAATTGAAATTTGCAGAACCGTTTAGAAATGACTTCTTAGAAACTATTAAATCTTTTTCTGAAGAAGATTTAACAAGTATTAAAATTGATCGTTCTGATTCAGGTTACATAAGAAGTTTGGGAGACATGTTGCTAAGAGTGCCCTATCATGAGTCAGTCCATACTGGGCAATTGCTAGATTACTTAAGAATGGCAAGAGTTCCAAGAGTGCGTGTTTGGGATTAA
- a CDS encoding DNA methyltransferase — MKHIVFYSGGIGSRMTAKIIVVKHGKENVILLFTDTLIEDADLYRFIDETVKEMDVQYEYIADGRTPWEVFKDVKWLGNSRLAQCSHHLKQKTADRLIKENFEPDECILYLVIDWTEEHRKLKPVENWAPYQVEFPMWLIEPCVLAGSPLNGVVLDLFFGSGTTGLVSLKHERNFVGVEMNLEYIKIAEKRLSEVQLELIHEM, encoded by the coding sequence ATGAAACATATTGTATTTTACTCTGGTGGCATCGGTAGTAGGATGACTGCAAAAATAATAGTAGTGAAGCATGGGAAAGAAAATGTCATTCTATTGTTCACCGACACGCTAATTGAAGATGCTGATTTATATAGATTCATAGATGAAACAGTTAAAGAAATGGATGTCCAGTATGAGTATATTGCAGATGGTAGGACGCCTTGGGAAGTATTCAAAGATGTTAAATGGTTAGGGAATAGCCGACTTGCTCAATGTTCACACCATTTAAAACAAAAGACTGCTGATAGATTGATAAAGGAAAACTTTGAGCCAGATGAATGTATTTTATACCTAGTCATTGATTGGACAGAAGAACATCGTAAGTTAAAGCCAGTAGAAAATTGGGCGCCTTATCAAGTTGAGTTTCCAATGTGGTTAATTGAGCCGTGTGTGTTAGCTGGCAGTCCATTAAATGGAGTTGTATTGGATCTGTTCTTTGGTTCAGGAACTACAGGGTTAGTTTCTTTAAAACATGAGAGAAATTTCGTAGGTGTTGAGATGAATCTAGAGTATATAAAAATAGCAGAAAAACGGTTAAGTGAAGTGCAGCTGGAATTGATACATGAAATGTAG
- a CDS encoding DUF3231 family protein, translating into MGILSGNPKDEPLHYGEVFSIWTNIATNNGLIAAYQTFTNHTGDKELEKIIEESIQGMKDENKQLEVILKINGIALPPAPPERPDARLEDIPPGARFSDPEISAALSIDFAAGLVACSKAMGLCIREDIALMYGQFHLSKAQLGAKLLRLNKDKGWLVPPPLHLNSPHKEE; encoded by the coding sequence ATGGGAATACTAAGTGGAAACCCAAAAGATGAACCATTACATTATGGTGAAGTGTTCAGTATTTGGACCAATATAGCTACTAACAATGGATTAATAGCTGCTTATCAAACATTTACTAATCACACCGGTGATAAGGAATTAGAAAAAATTATTGAAGAATCGATTCAAGGTATGAAAGATGAAAACAAGCAACTAGAAGTAATATTAAAAATAAATGGTATAGCACTTCCTCCTGCACCTCCTGAACGCCCGGATGCAAGATTAGAGGACATTCCTCCTGGTGCAAGATTTAGTGATCCTGAAATTAGTGCTGCACTTTCAATCGATTTCGCTGCTGGTTTAGTAGCATGTAGTAAAGCTATGGGTCTGTGTATTAGAGAAGATATTGCTTTAATGTACGGTCAGTTCCATTTGAGTAAAGCTCAATTAGGAGCAAAACTATTGCGATTAAACAAAGATAAAGGTTGGCTTGTTCCTCCACCACTACACTTAAACTCTCCACATAAGGAAGAATAA
- a CDS encoding histidinol-phosphatase: MANNNNNINNRNKNNNNNNNPNDRSEFGEDFNFDNLNEQILNDQNLNNNKELNNNHNNNFNK; this comes from the coding sequence ATGGCAAACAACAACAACAACATTAATAACCGCAATAAAAATAACAATAATAATAACAACCCAAATGATAGATCTGAGTTCGGTGAGGATTTCAACTTTGACAATTTAAACGAACAAATCCTAAATGATCAAAATTTAAATAATAATAAAGAGCTAAACAACAATCACAACAACAACTTCAACAAGTAG
- a CDS encoding undecaprenyl-diphosphatase, which produces MNISEINNDLFRIINGLGKEFQYINLPMIIVAKYTVFFLAIFVILFWFTKNKENKTMLVCASVAFILAEIIGKFTGLLHFNNQPFAVFADTNQLIEKAIDNSFPSDHTILFFSFCMSFWLFKKGKWIVWILLAILVGVSRIWVGVHYPLDVIVGAFIGIVSAIIIYFTVSKLTIITTVIAIYESIEKEITSKFRKSLKSKV; this is translated from the coding sequence TTGAATATATCGGAAATAAATAATGATTTATTCAGAATAATTAATGGTCTAGGGAAAGAATTTCAATACATCAATTTACCAATGATTATTGTTGCTAAATATACAGTTTTTTTCTTAGCAATTTTTGTTATTTTGTTCTGGTTTACCAAAAATAAAGAAAATAAAACAATGCTCGTTTGCGCAAGTGTTGCTTTCATTTTGGCTGAAATTATAGGGAAATTTACAGGATTATTGCATTTTAATAACCAACCATTTGCTGTCTTTGCAGATACGAATCAGTTAATAGAAAAAGCAATAGATAATTCTTTTCCTAGCGATCATACTATATTATTCTTTTCATTTTGTATGTCATTTTGGTTGTTTAAAAAAGGGAAATGGATTGTCTGGATTTTATTAGCTATATTAGTCGGCGTTTCACGTATTTGGGTAGGCGTTCATTATCCATTAGATGTTATTGTAGGTGCTTTTATTGGTATTGTTTCTGCAATAATAATTTACTTTACAGTTTCAAAATTAACAATAATAACAACTGTAATTGCTATATACGAATCCATTGAAAAAGAAATCACTAGCAAATTTCGTAAATCTTTAAAATCTAAAGTTTAG
- a CDS encoding cupin domain-containing protein yields the protein MNYHSINLSEKLSKFSEHWSPKVVSEMNNYQFKLVKILGDFVWHDHKDTDEAFIVIDGEMSIAFRDGEVKLSKGEMYVIPKGVEHKPYAEKECHIMLVEPKGVVNTGETSSEITAENNVWI from the coding sequence ATGAATTATCATTCTATTAATCTAAGTGAGAAATTGTCCAAATTCAGTGAACACTGGTCACCCAAAGTTGTTAGTGAAATGAATAACTATCAGTTTAAGCTAGTCAAGATTTTGGGGGATTTTGTTTGGCACGATCATAAAGACACCGATGAGGCATTCATCGTAATAGACGGCGAAATGTCCATCGCATTCCGCGATGGAGAGGTTAAACTCTCCAAAGGGGAAATGTATGTGATACCAAAAGGTGTGGAGCATAAGCCTTATGCTGAAAAGGAATGCCATATAATGCTTGTAGAGCCTAAAGGTGTAGTTAATACTGGTGAAACTAGTTCTGAAATAACTGCTGAAAACAATGTATGGATTTAA
- a CDS encoding helix-turn-helix transcriptional regulator, producing MSPIELNKRQNEILDIVKGNGPITGEQIAERLNLTRSTLRPDLAILTMAGFLDARPRVGYFYSGKKTSQAISDNIAQMMVKDFQSIPVVVDESMTVYDAICHMFLEDVGSLFVLDKNSFLSGVLSRKDFLRTSIGNQDLNKIPVHMIMTRMPNITYCLKEDTLFEVAKKLMNRQIDSLPVVKEEKDGLEVIGRITKTNITRAFLSLADDHDL from the coding sequence GTGAGTCCAATCGAACTCAACAAACGGCAAAATGAAATTTTGGACATAGTAAAAGGAAATGGTCCTATCACTGGCGAACAAATTGCAGAACGACTTAACTTAACTAGATCCACATTACGTCCAGATCTAGCTATATTAACGATGGCTGGCTTTTTAGATGCTCGTCCACGTGTGGGGTACTTTTATTCTGGCAAAAAAACAAGCCAAGCAATTTCAGATAATATAGCACAAATGATGGTGAAGGATTTTCAATCAATACCAGTAGTTGTTGATGAAAGTATGACGGTGTATGATGCTATTTGCCATATGTTTTTAGAGGATGTAGGGTCATTATTTGTATTAGATAAAAACTCATTTCTTTCAGGGGTTCTTTCAAGAAAAGACTTTTTACGAACAAGTATTGGCAACCAAGATTTAAACAAAATTCCAGTACATATGATTATGACAAGAATGCCTAACATTACGTATTGTTTGAAAGAGGATACACTTTTTGAAGTGGCCAAAAAATTAATGAATCGTCAAATCGATTCGTTACCTGTTGTCAAAGAAGAAAAAGACGGGTTAGAAGTAATTGGCAGAATTACAAAAACTAATATTACTCGGGCCTTTTTATCATTAGCCGATGACCATGATCTATAA
- a CDS encoding pyruvate, water dikinase regulatory protein, with protein MKMLNLFIVSDSIGETGELVAKAAISQFRPGLQHTKFKRFTHIDSLDHIKEITELAKEQGAIILYTLVQTKMRQALIEYCKLYNLESVDLIGPVINLFEKELDEKPFEEPGLVRKLDEDYFKKIEAIEFAVKYDDGRDPRGLLQADIVLIGVSRTSKTPLSQYLANKRFKVANVPLVPEVEPPEQLFQVDPAKCVGLVITPEKLNSIRKERLKAIGLNDDASYAKIERINEEIIHFEKIAKKIGCIVIDVTNRAVEETANVVINHIQQK; from the coding sequence ATGAAAATGCTAAACCTGTTTATAGTCTCGGATTCTATAGGAGAAACGGGCGAACTAGTAGCAAAAGCGGCAATAAGTCAGTTTAGACCTGGTCTACAGCATACTAAATTTAAGAGATTTACTCATATTGATTCTTTAGACCACATTAAAGAGATTACAGAACTTGCTAAAGAGCAAGGGGCAATAATTTTGTATACACTTGTGCAAACTAAAATGCGTCAAGCATTAATAGAATATTGTAAGTTATACAATTTAGAATCTGTTGATCTAATAGGGCCTGTTATCAATCTATTCGAAAAAGAATTAGATGAAAAACCTTTTGAAGAACCTGGTTTAGTAAGGAAGTTAGATGAAGACTACTTTAAAAAAATTGAAGCAATTGAATTTGCAGTAAAATATGATGATGGAAGAGATCCTAGAGGTTTACTCCAAGCCGATATAGTTCTTATAGGGGTATCAAGAACTTCTAAAACGCCATTGTCACAGTATTTGGCGAACAAAAGATTCAAAGTAGCAAACGTACCACTTGTACCAGAAGTAGAACCACCAGAGCAACTTTTCCAAGTAGACCCAGCTAAATGTGTAGGATTAGTCATTACACCTGAAAAACTAAATTCTATTAGAAAAGAAAGATTAAAAGCAATTGGTTTAAATGATGATGCAAGTTATGCTAAAATAGAAAGAATCAATGAGGAAATTATCCACTTTGAAAAAATCGCTAAAAAAATAGGTTGTATAGTAATTGATGTGACGAACAGAGCGGTGGAAGAGACTGCTAATGTAGTAATCAATCATATTCAACAAAAATAA